One genomic region from Bacteroidota bacterium encodes:
- a CDS encoding aconitate hydratase — protein sequence MSLTEKILYAHLSKESHSHIFTRGGDYVNFNPDRVAMQDATAQMALLQFMQAGRKRTAVPATVHCDHLIKAKNGAAEDLKNALEINKEVYDFLSSVTNKYGIGFWKPGAGIIHQVLLENYAFPGGMMIGTDSHTVNAGGLGMLAIGVGGADAVDVMVGMPWELKFPKLIGVKLTGKLNGWASPKDVILKVAGLLTVKGGTGCIIEYFGPGAETISCTGKATICNMGAEVGATTSVFGYDQKMSDYLRKTNRADVADAADEIADCLKADPEFYASAEKYFDQVMEIDLSTLEPHINGPFTPDKAYSISEFAKAVRENDYPAKLDVALIGSCTNSSYEDLSRAASIVKQALAKGLKLKSGYIITPGSEQVRLTVERDGYFDLFREAGAKIVANACGPCIGQWDREGAEKQEKNSIITTFNRNFAKRNDGNPNTYAFVSTPELVTALAFAGNLNFNPLTDSLINEKGEKVKLDPPSGSELPYKGFEREISGYQAPAEDGSDIEVKINPESERLQILTPFSAWDGKDLKGLHLLIKAKGKCTTDHISMAGPWLKYRGHLDNISNNMLIGAVNAFNGKTNSVKNQLDGNYTAVPDCARAYKKDLSFSIVVGDENYGEGSSREHAAMEPRNLGVKVVLAKSFARIHETNLKKQGMLALTFANKADYDKILEDDTIDVSGLTTFAEGTQLTLTFHHADGASDAIVANHTYNAHQIEWFKAGSALNLIKKRNV from the coding sequence ATGAGTCTGACAGAAAAAATACTTTATGCTCATTTGTCTAAGGAAAGCCACAGCCATATTTTTACCAGAGGTGGAGACTATGTCAACTTTAATCCCGATCGTGTTGCTATGCAGGATGCAACAGCGCAGATGGCATTGCTGCAGTTTATGCAGGCCGGAAGAAAAAGAACTGCCGTACCTGCTACTGTTCACTGCGATCATTTAATAAAAGCCAAAAACGGTGCAGCCGAAGATTTAAAAAATGCCTTGGAAATCAATAAAGAGGTTTATGATTTCCTGTCGTCTGTGACCAATAAATATGGAATAGGTTTCTGGAAACCGGGAGCAGGTATTATTCATCAGGTTTTATTGGAAAATTATGCCTTCCCCGGTGGAATGATGATTGGAACGGATTCGCATACCGTAAATGCCGGCGGCCTTGGAATGTTGGCCATAGGGGTTGGAGGTGCTGATGCTGTAGATGTAATGGTTGGAATGCCTTGGGAGCTTAAATTCCCCAAACTTATTGGTGTTAAATTAACCGGTAAACTTAACGGATGGGCATCTCCCAAAGATGTTATTTTGAAAGTGGCCGGTTTACTTACGGTAAAAGGAGGAACCGGTTGTATCATTGAATATTTTGGCCCTGGTGCCGAAACAATTTCCTGCACCGGTAAAGCTACCATTTGTAACATGGGTGCTGAAGTCGGGGCAACAACTTCTGTATTCGGGTATGATCAGAAGATGTCGGACTACCTTCGTAAGACCAATCGTGCCGATGTGGCTGATGCTGCCGATGAAATTGCAGACTGCCTGAAAGCTGATCCTGAATTTTATGCTTCAGCCGAAAAATATTTCGATCAAGTGATGGAAATTGACCTTTCAACCCTAGAGCCTCATATCAACGGGCCGTTTACTCCCGATAAGGCATACAGCATATCCGAATTTGCCAAAGCCGTCAGGGAAAATGATTACCCCGCAAAGCTGGACGTGGCTTTGATAGGTTCCTGCACAAATTCGTCTTATGAGGATTTGAGCCGTGCGGCTTCTATCGTTAAACAGGCCCTGGCTAAAGGCCTGAAATTAAAATCCGGATATATCATCACTCCCGGTTCAGAACAGGTACGTTTGACCGTTGAACGTGACGGGTATTTTGATTTGTTCCGGGAAGCAGGAGCAAAAATTGTGGCTAATGCCTGTGGGCCCTGCATTGGACAGTGGGACAGGGAAGGAGCTGAAAAGCAGGAGAAAAATTCCATCATTACTACTTTTAACCGGAATTTTGCCAAACGTAATGACGGTAACCCTAATACCTACGCATTTGTAAGTACGCCCGAACTGGTTACTGCACTTGCATTTGCCGGCAACTTAAACTTTAATCCCCTTACCGATTCTTTGATTAATGAAAAGGGCGAGAAAGTAAAACTTGATCCTCCTTCAGGCAGTGAGCTTCCCTATAAAGGTTTTGAACGTGAAATCAGTGGCTATCAGGCTCCGGCTGAAGATGGAAGTGATATAGAGGTGAAGATAAATCCTGAATCTGAACGCCTGCAAATACTTACCCCGTTTTCTGCTTGGGATGGAAAGGATTTGAAAGGCCTTCATCTTTTAATTAAAGCTAAGGGGAAATGTACAACGGATCATATCTCCATGGCGGGTCCCTGGCTTAAGTACCGTGGCCATCTTGACAATATCTCGAACAATATGCTGATTGGCGCAGTGAATGCTTTTAACGGAAAGACCAATAGCGTTAAAAATCAGCTTGACGGGAATTATACTGCTGTTCCTGATTGTGCCCGGGCTTATAAAAAAGACCTGTCCTTTTCCATTGTCGTTGGCGACGAAAACTATGGCGAAGGTTCTTCCCGCGAACATGCTGCCATGGAACCCAGAAATCTTGGGGTAAAGGTGGTGCTTGCTAAGTCATTTGCCAGGATTCATGAAACGAATTTGAAAAAACAGGGCATGCTGGCACTTACATTTGCCAATAAAGCCGATTATGATAAAATATTGGAAGACGATACCATCGATGTATCAGGATTGACTACCTTTGCAGAAGGAACCCAGCTTACCTTAACCTTTCACCATGCTGATGGTGCGTCAGATGCCATTGTGGCCAATCATACCTACAATGCCCATCAGATTGAGTGGTTTAAGGCAGGTTCTGCACTGAATCTTATTAAAAAAAGAAATGTATAA
- the htpG gene encoding molecular chaperone HtpG — translation MQKGKIGVTTENIFPIIKQFLYSDHEIFLREVISNAVDATLKLKTLASTGDFKGEMGDLTIHVSLDTKAGSLTISDRGIGMTADEIDQYINQIAFSGAEEFLQKYKNEANGIIGHFGLGFYSVFMVSERVEIYTKSYKEDSAAVKWTCDGSPDYSIEDCEKAGRGSDIVLYFDKDSKEFCDENRIYELLRKYCKFLPVEIAFGKEKEWKDDKEVETGKDRIINNTKPAWTQKPSELTDEDYKKFYGELYPVHDEPLFYIHLNVDYPFNLTGILYFPKIKNNVEIQKNRIQLYCNQVYVTDSVEGIVPDFLMLLHGVLDSPDIPLNVSRSYLQSDSNVKKISAHITKKVADRLSEIFKSQRPEFEKKWDDLKLFIEYGMVSDEKFYERAEKFALLKNTDGKYFTFEEYKELIKDNQTDKNKNLVYLYATNKEEQFSFVETAKNKGYDVLLMDGQLDVHYLNLLEQKMKDTRFIRVDSDVIDHLIQKEESHQTELSGEQQGRLRSVFQSQLPNKEHFFVSFEDLDEKDAPMVITQSEFMRRMKDMASISGGMNFYGEMPDSYNLVVNAKHPLVKRVMDDAETAVGTEVSKINEKMKPIQSNKADIEKTFKDKKPEEIPQDDKDRVADLDKKIKELTDKKESVLNNYAKENKLVRQLIDLALLSNNMLKGEDLTKFVKRSIELI, via the coding sequence ATGCAAAAAGGAAAAATTGGTGTTACTACTGAGAACATATTTCCTATTATTAAACAGTTTTTGTATTCCGATCATGAGATATTTCTTCGTGAGGTAATTTCAAATGCTGTAGATGCCACCCTGAAGCTGAAAACCCTGGCATCAACCGGCGATTTTAAAGGCGAAATGGGCGATTTAACCATTCATGTTTCGCTGGATACCAAAGCCGGAAGCCTGACAATTTCCGACAGGGGAATTGGAATGACAGCCGATGAGATTGATCAATACATCAATCAGATTGCTTTCTCGGGTGCAGAGGAATTTCTTCAGAAATATAAAAATGAAGCAAACGGTATTATTGGCCATTTCGGACTGGGTTTCTATTCTGTATTTATGGTATCCGAAAGGGTTGAAATATATACCAAATCCTACAAGGAAGATTCTGCTGCTGTTAAATGGACCTGTGATGGCAGTCCCGACTATTCCATCGAAGATTGTGAGAAGGCCGGCAGGGGATCGGATATAGTGCTTTATTTTGATAAGGATTCCAAGGAATTTTGTGATGAAAACCGTATTTACGAGCTGCTTCGTAAATATTGCAAGTTCCTGCCTGTTGAAATTGCTTTTGGCAAAGAAAAGGAATGGAAAGACGATAAGGAAGTTGAAACCGGCAAGGACAGGATCATCAACAATACCAAACCTGCCTGGACACAGAAACCTTCTGAACTGACGGATGAAGATTACAAGAAATTTTATGGCGAACTTTATCCGGTGCACGATGAGCCTTTGTTCTATATTCACCTGAATGTGGATTATCCTTTCAACCTGACCGGTATATTATACTTCCCGAAAATCAAAAACAACGTGGAAATCCAGAAGAACAGGATACAGCTGTATTGCAACCAGGTGTATGTCACCGATTCGGTTGAAGGAATTGTCCCTGATTTTCTGATGTTGCTTCATGGCGTGCTCGACTCGCCCGATATTCCATTGAATGTATCGCGCAGTTACCTGCAGAGCGATTCGAATGTGAAGAAGATCTCAGCACATATCACCAAGAAAGTAGCCGACCGACTGAGCGAAATATTTAAAAGTCAACGGCCTGAGTTCGAGAAAAAATGGGACGATCTTAAGTTGTTTATCGAATATGGGATGGTTTCAGACGAGAAATTCTATGAGAGAGCAGAAAAATTTGCTCTTCTTAAGAATACAGATGGCAAATATTTCACTTTTGAAGAATACAAGGAATTAATCAAAGACAACCAGACGGATAAGAACAAGAATCTGGTTTATCTCTATGCAACCAACAAGGAAGAACAGTTTAGTTTTGTGGAAACTGCTAAAAACAAGGGATATGATGTGCTGTTGATGGATGGTCAGCTGGATGTACATTACCTGAATTTGTTGGAACAGAAGATGAAAGATACACGTTTCATCCGCGTTGATTCCGATGTGATCGATCACCTGATCCAAAAGGAGGAAAGCCATCAGACTGAACTTTCGGGTGAACAGCAGGGCAGGCTTCGTTCTGTGTTCCAGAGCCAGCTTCCCAATAAAGAACATTTCTTTGTAAGTTTTGAAGACCTGGATGAGAAAGATGCTCCTATGGTGATTACCCAATCCGAATTTATGAGGAGGATGAAAGATATGGCCTCCATTTCTGGAGGAATGAATTTCTACGGAGAAATGCCTGACAGCTACAACCTGGTTGTCAATGCCAAACACCCTCTGGTTAAAAGGGTGATGGATGATGCTGAAACTGCCGTTGGCACTGAAGTGTCAAAGATTAATGAGAAGATGAAGCCTATCCAGTCCAATAAAGCTGATATCGAAAAGACTTTTAAGGACAAGAAACCTGAGGAAATCCCACAGGATGATAAGGACCGTGTTGCAGACCTGGATAAAAAGATCAAGGAACTGACCGATAAGAAGGAAAGTGTACTCAATAATTATGCTAAAGAAAATAAGCTGGTAAGGCAATTAATAGATTTGGCTTTACTCTCCAATAATATGCTGAAGGGTGAGGACCTGACCAAATTTGTAAAGCGTAGTATTGAATTAATTTAA